The Nocardioides zeae genome includes the window ACCGCCGCTGCACCTGCCAGTCGTCGAGCGCCGCGACCGCCGCCTCGAAGTGGTCACGACCGTGGCCGACCACCCGTGCGGCCCGCAGGCGCTGGTAGCCGGGGGGTGGCTCCTCGCCGTCGAGCGTCGTGCCGAGCCTGTCGGCGACGTAGGTCAGCTCGGCCGCACGCAGGCGGGCGGCCTCGGGCTCGTCGAGCGGTCGGAACGTGCGCGCGCGGGGAGACACGCCTGCGATGGTGCCACGGGGGTGGTGCTGCTGGGTGGTGTCGCCGGCCGGCGTACCCGGTGCCGGCGCACCCGGCCGTAGGGTCCACCCGTGGACGACGTGACGGTGACGCTCACCCAGGACGAGGCGCTGGTGGTGTGGGCTGCTCTGCGCCGGTGGAACGACTCCGATGCGCTCGACGGACTGCTGCTCGACGGTGAGCCGACCGCGCTGCACCGCCTGCTAGGCGCGTTGCGTGACACGCTCGCCGCAACGGAGGGCGTCGAGCCCTCCCAGGTCGGCGCCGCGCGGAGCCGGCTCGCCGGCTGACCTCAGGGGAGGCGTTCCTGTCCTGACCGGTCTCGTCACGTTCGCCGGGTGAAGCGGAGCTTGCCGGTGCCGAGTCTCTCCACGAGGTAGAGCGGGTCGTGCACCAAGCGGTGGTGCTGGTCACAGAGGAGGCAACCGTCGTCGACGTTGGTGTGGCCGCCGGCTGACCACGCGGTGAGGTGGTGGGCCTGGGTCTGGTGGGGTGGTCGGTCGCAGCCCTCGGCGGCACAGCCACCGTCCCTGATGGCCATGGCGGTGCGCATCGCCTTCGTGTGGAAGCGGGCCATGCGCCCGAGGTCGAGGACCTCGCTCGTCGTGCCGAGGACGGCGGGGATCAGGCCAGCCTCGCAGGCCAGCCGTCGCGCCTCGGCCGCGCTGATGGCGCCGCCGCTGTCGAGGGACGCTGCCGCCAGGCCGCCGAGGAGTGACTCCAGGGTCATGGTGACGACGACGGTCGCGCCCGTGCCGCCGGTGCTCGGGAGGTCCTTCTGGTCGAGCATCTCGAGCAGGCGCTGGAACGCCTGGCCGTACCGCTCCGGCGTCGGACGCCCGGCAACGAAGCGCTGCGCGGGGTCGTCGGCGGTGCCGAGGTGCTTCGGGGCTGCATAGGCGTCGAGGGCCTTGCGGAGCATGGCCCCGTGGAGCTCGGGCAGGGTGAACCGTCCGTGCACCGTGCCGTGGCCGTCCGACGTCATCGAGAATCGTGACGCGGCCCGGGCCTCGCGTTCTTCGCGTTCGAGCAGCGCCGCTTCGTGCGCCTCCCCGACCTCGGGAGCGATGACCGTGAGGATCCTCTTTCCGATGGCGCGGAGGGCACGGGCGTCGTGGTCGACGGCGAACCCGACCAAGGTCTTCTCCGCCTCCAGCCGCAGCTCAGGAGCCAGGTCCTCGGGCAGCGCGTCGAGGGCCTTCACGATGACGTCGGTCTGCTCGGTGCTCACCGACCCGGCTTCGCACGCCGTTGCCAGGTGAGTCCGATAGCGGCCCGTGTCCGCGGCGACTGCGTCACCGATCCGCGCGAACCGGTAGGCGTCGCGCCGGGTGCTCGCCGTCGCGTTCGCCAGCCACACGGCCGAGGTGGATGCCCCGTTGCTCCGGTGGAGCTCGACCTTCTCGGCGTGCTGCACCAGCACCGCCACCAGCGCCGAGGCCCGCCCGACGAGCCGATGGGCGTCGACCAGCGCGATGCCGGTCTGCGGGGCGCTCAACCAGCCGAGCCCCGCGCGACCGTCAACAGCGAGCACGTCGGTGGCCACCCGGATCGCCTCCAGCAACGGATGCGCCACGTCGACCGCAGCAGTGCCCGGATCCGACGAGACACCCGGCACCACCCACCCGGGCTCCGGCTCCGCCGCGGGCTGAGGCGCGTCGTACTGCTCCTCACCGCGCGCGACGACCCGGCACCCGCGCGTCGCCTCGACGGGCCACTCACCCGTCGCGAACGCGTGCTCCAACCAGTCCGGCTCCGGTGGGTCCACCAGGAAGTCGGCAGGCGGCTCCGGCACCGGTGGCCCGACGCCATCGGCGTCACCAGAAGAGCTGACCCCCGTCATGGCGACCACTCAACCCGAGCCCACCGACAGTTCTGGGCGCCCCCGGCCGACCGGACGTCCGACTGTGGACGAGCACCCCGACACGAGCTCAGCGCACGCCGGCGTCCTCCCGCACGGCGGTCTCGGCACGGGCGCCGCGACGAGCGCCGGCAAGGGCTGCGTCGACCGACAGCCGGCCCGGACCGACAGCGGCCAGCACGAGACCCAGCGCACCGAGGGCCGCGACCAGCTCCCAGCCGCCCTCACCGACGAAGACGGTCGTGCCGCGGTGGGCGAACCAGAACGCACCCGCGAGCACGAGGGCGACGAGCACCCCGGCGACCGGGGTGAGGAGACCGAGCAGCAACAGGGCGCCCCCGACGAGCTCGACCCCGGCCGTGAAGGTGGCGGCGGCGTCGGGCACCGGTACCCCCAGGGCGTCGAACCCCTGGCCGGTAGCGTCCAGCCCGTTGGTCGACACCTTCTGCCAACCGTGGGCGATGAGCACGACACCGGTGACGAGGCGGACGAGCAGGAGCACGGCGTCCTGGACGACGGCAGGTGCGGGCGTGACGAGACTGCGGAACACGAGAACCTCCGAGATAGGTTGACAGTTCAAGCGATTACGCTAGCGGCCGGTCCCAACTCGGGACGCCCCGCTGGGTAACGGCCGCGTAAAGGCGTTCGATCAGCAGGTGTCCGGTCGGGCAGGGTGCGGTCATGGGTCAGCCTGCCGCCAAGGTCGTTCGTCGACTCGCACGGGCACGTGAGCGGGACGGAGCCGTCCGGCTCCGATTCCGCGGACGCTGGCGACCCACGTGGGGATACGTGCTGGCCCTCACCGACACCTGGGTGGTCGTGCAGGTGCTCACGGACGGCTACTACCTCGACGAGGTCGCGCTCCACCGCCTGCAGGACCTCGAACGTGTGTCGAAGGACCCGGTCCCCGACTTCACCCGACGCGTGGTCGACGGCCTCGGGGTGCCCGTCGCGACCTTCGACGCCGCGCCGGACGCGACCCTCACCACCCTGCTGCGGCAGATCGCAGAACGGGGCGAGCTGGTGATGCTGGACAAGCGGGTGGCCCCTGACTACGTCCAGGTCGAGGTCGGCAACATCCTCAGCGTGGGCAAGAAGCACCTCGTGCTGCACGCCATCGCCGGCGACGGGACCTGGGCCGCGGGGCCCGGACGGCGCGCACTGGCGCGGATCGAGCGCGTCAGCTTCGGCGGGCGCTACCTCGCAGCCATCCAGCGCTTCGGGCACCCGACCCCACCCCGCAGCACCGGCACGTCACCCCCTGACCCCCACCCCTAGGCTCGCCCCGTGCCCCCCACCGACAACACCGGAGATGTCGCCCGCGCCACCTCCCCCCGCGGCGAGGTCGTGCTCCGCCGTCGCGAGGACGGCGCGTACGAGCTGCGCGTCAACGGCGTCTTCGTCATGGACACCGTCGAGACGACGAGCGAGCGGCTCCTCGCGGAGGCGGCGCTCGCCCAGGTCGAGGCGCCCGAGCGGGTGCTCGTCGGCGGTCTCGGGCTCGGCTACACCGCCCACGCCGTGCTCGCCGACCGGCGCGTGGCGCACCTCGACGTCGTCGAGATCGAGCCGGCGGTCGCCGCCTGGATGCGGGACGGCACGATCCCCCACGGGCCGGCCCTGCTCGCCGACGCGCGCCTCCGGGTGGTCGAGGCCGACGTGGCGACCGTGCTCGAGGAGGCACCGGACGCGTCGTACGACCTCGTCCTCCTCGACGTCGACAACGGCCCCGACAACCTGGTGCACGGCGAGAACGCGGCGCTCTACACCGCCCCGGCGCTCGGCGTCGTCGCCCGCGTGCTGCGGCCCGGCGGCACCGTCGTCGTCTGGTCGGCCACGCGCTCCCCCGCGCTGACCACCGCCCTCACCGACGTCGTCGGCGCGGCGGAGGAGCGGGAGGTCGAGGTGCCCGCCCACGGGCGGGTCGGCAGCTACTGGCTCCACCTCGCCCGCCGCTGAGACGGGCGGCGCCTGCCCCCACCGCGACGGGCGTAGCCTCGGCAGCATGGCTGAGAACCAGGATCAGGACCAGTTCCGTGTCGAGCACGACTCCATGGGCGAGGTGAAGGTCCCGCGGACCGCGCTCTGGCGGGCCCAGACGCAGCGGGCGATCGAGAACTTCCCGATCTCCGGGACCACGCTGGAGCGCCGCCACATCCAGGCGCTCGCGCTCGTCAAGGCGGCGTCCGCCGCCGTCAACGTCGACCTCGGCGTCATCACCCCGGAGCAGGGGGAGGCGATCCAGGGCGCCGCTGCCGTCATCGCCTCGGGCGACGTCGACGCCGACTTCCCGCTCGACGTGTTCCAGACGGGCTCGGGCACCAGCTCCAACATGAACACGAACGAGGTCATCGCCTCGCTGGCCGCCCGCTCCGGTGTCGAGGTCCACCCCAACGACCACGTCAACGCCAGCCAGTCCAGCAATGACGTCTTCCCGACGTCCATCCACGTCGCCGCCACGCTCGCGGTCGTCGAGGACCTCGTCCCCGCGCTCGACGTGCTCGCCACCTCGCTCGAGGTCAAGGCGGGCGAGTTCGCGGGCCTCGTGAAGTCCGGCCGCACCCATCTCATGGACGCCACCCCGGTGACGCTGGGGCAGGAGTTCGGGGGGTACGCCGCGACCGTCCGCTACGCCGCCGAGCGCCTCGGCGCGGTGCTCCCCCGCGTGCGCGAGCTGCCGCTGGGCGGCACCGCCGTCGGCACCGGGATCAACACGCCCCCCGGCTTCGCCGCCGCTGCCATCACCACCCTGTCCGAGGCGACCGGCCAGCCGTTCACCGAGGCGCGCGACCACTTCGAGGCCCAGGGCACGCGCGACTCGCTCGTCGAGCTGTCCGGCGTGCTGCGCACCATCGCGGTGGGCTACACGAAGATCTGCAACGACCTGCGCTGGATGAGCTCCGGTCCCACGACGGGCCTCGCCGAGATCCACCTGCCCGACCTGCAGCCCGGGTCGTCGATCATGCCGGGCAAGGTGAACCCGGTGCTGCCCGAGGCCACGCTCATGGTCGCCGCCCAGGTCATCGGCAACGACGCCGCGATGACCGTCGCGGGTCTGTCCGGCAACTTCGAGCTCAACGTGATGCTGCCCGTCATGGCGCGCAACGTGCTCGAGTCGATCCGCCTGCTCTCGACCTCGTCGGTGCTCCTCGCCGAGCGCTGCGTCGACGGCATCACCGCCGACGCCGACCGCATGCTCCGGTACGCCGCCTCCTCGCCCTCCGTCGTCACCCCGCTCAACAAGCACATCGGCTACGAGGCCGCCGCGAAGGTCGCGAAGAAGGCCCTGGCCGACGGCGCGACGATCCGCGAGACGGTGCTCGCGCTGGGCTACGTCGAGCGGGGCGAGCTCACCGAGGAGCAGCTGGACGCGGCGCTGGACCTGGAGTCGATGACCCACCCGTGATCCGGTAGCGGGTGACCCGCGAGGAGTTGCCCACCACCGCGATCGACGACGCGTTGTGGAGCAGCGCGGCGAGGACGGGCGAGAGCCCGCCTCCCGCGCTGACCACGAGGCCCACGGCGTTGACCGCGATCGACATCCCGTAGTTCTGCTGGATCACGTCGACGGCCCGCCGCGAGAGGTCCCGCAGGTCGAGCAGCCGGTGCAGGTCGTCGCCGACCAGCGCGACCTGCGCCGTCTCCAGTGCCACGTCGGTGCCCCCGAGGCCCATCGCGATGCCCACGTCGGCGAGCGCCAGGGCCGGGGCGTCGTTGGTGCCGTCGCCGACCATCGCGACCGTGTAGCCCTCCGCCTTG containing:
- a CDS encoding HNH endonuclease signature motif containing protein, which encodes MTGVSSSGDADGVGPPVPEPPADFLVDPPEPDWLEHAFATGEWPVEATRGCRVVARGEEQYDAPQPAAEPEPGWVVPGVSSDPGTAAVDVAHPLLEAIRVATDVLAVDGRAGLGWLSAPQTGIALVDAHRLVGRASALVAVLVQHAEKVELHRSNGASTSAVWLANATASTRRDAYRFARIGDAVAADTGRYRTHLATACEAGSVSTEQTDVIVKALDALPEDLAPELRLEAEKTLVGFAVDHDARALRAIGKRILTVIAPEVGEAHEAALLEREEREARAASRFSMTSDGHGTVHGRFTLPELHGAMLRKALDAYAAPKHLGTADDPAQRFVAGRPTPERYGQAFQRLLEMLDQKDLPSTGGTGATVVVTMTLESLLGGLAAASLDSGGAISAAEARRLACEAGLIPAVLGTTSEVLDLGRMARFHTKAMRTAMAIRDGGCAAEGCDRPPHQTQAHHLTAWSAGGHTNVDDGCLLCDQHHRLVHDPLYLVERLGTGKLRFTRRT
- a CDS encoding DoxX family protein, with amino-acid sequence MFRSLVTPAPAVVQDAVLLLVRLVTGVVLIAHGWQKVSTNGLDATGQGFDALGVPVPDAAATFTAGVELVGGALLLLGLLTPVAGVLVALVLAGAFWFAHRGTTVFVGEGGWELVAALGALGLVLAAVGPGRLSVDAALAGARRGARAETAVREDAGVR
- a CDS encoding spermidine synthase, with translation MPPTDNTGDVARATSPRGEVVLRRREDGAYELRVNGVFVMDTVETTSERLLAEAALAQVEAPERVLVGGLGLGYTAHAVLADRRVAHLDVVEIEPAVAAWMRDGTIPHGPALLADARLRVVEADVATVLEEAPDASYDLVLLDVDNGPDNLVHGENAALYTAPALGVVARVLRPGGTVVVWSATRSPALTTALTDVVGAAEEREVEVPAHGRVGSYWLHLARR
- a CDS encoding class II fumarate hydratase, which codes for MAENQDQDQFRVEHDSMGEVKVPRTALWRAQTQRAIENFPISGTTLERRHIQALALVKAASAAVNVDLGVITPEQGEAIQGAAAVIASGDVDADFPLDVFQTGSGTSSNMNTNEVIASLAARSGVEVHPNDHVNASQSSNDVFPTSIHVAATLAVVEDLVPALDVLATSLEVKAGEFAGLVKSGRTHLMDATPVTLGQEFGGYAATVRYAAERLGAVLPRVRELPLGGTAVGTGINTPPGFAAAAITTLSEATGQPFTEARDHFEAQGTRDSLVELSGVLRTIAVGYTKICNDLRWMSSGPTTGLAEIHLPDLQPGSSIMPGKVNPVLPEATLMVAAQVIGNDAAMTVAGLSGNFELNVMLPVMARNVLESIRLLSTSSVLLAERCVDGITADADRMLRYAASSPSVVTPLNKHIGYEAAAKVAKKALADGATIRETVLALGYVERGELTEEQLDAALDLESMTHP